GGGCCAATTGCATTTAAAGAAGACCGAACAATATATTATATCCTCGGCGGCATCTTGCTGCTGCTGCTTCTGGTCGGCGGATATCTTTACTGGAGAATTCGCCGGCGGCGTCTTGGCGTAACATCACCGCTTGACACCCGCAAACCGTGGGAAATCGCCTATGAGCAACTGGCGGTGCTGGAGGCGAAAAAATATCTCCCCGAGAAGAAATTTAAGCTTTTCTATATTGAAATGACCGATATTATCAGAGCCTATCTGGGGCGGGTCTATCAGATTCCGGCGCTCGATATGACTACCGAAGAATTCCTGGAAGCGACAGAGAAAACTGAGATTCCAGTTGAGATAAAAGAGCGGCTGGAGGCTTTTCTGAAATTTGCTGACCTGGTGAAGTTTGCCAAGTTGCTCCCGGAACCGGAGAAACCGGCCGCCGATTTTGAGGAAGCCCGATTTTTCGTGGAGCAGGTTCGTCTGGCGGAAACCGCCAAGATGGCGCCGCCGGCGCCGGCGGTGACTTCGGGGGGAGGCTCCCATGTTTAGATTTGCCGGGTTTCAGATGTCGCTTTTCGAGAAAGAGATAGCAGTCTCGGCGACGGCTATCTCTGTCGTTGCCGCGATTCTTATCGGTCTAATTATCGCCCATCAACTGCTGCGGAAGAAAGCCGATTCCGCCAGCATAAGATATAGCGACCTTAAGATTATCAAGCGTTCGGCGAAGACCGGGCGCGCCCGCTTTCGGTTTATCTTAAGCGTGCTGCGAGTGCTGGCGCTGGCGCTTCTGGCAGTCGCTTTCGCCAGACCCCAGGCCGGCACGGAAAACCGGGAGGTATCTTCCGAAGGAATTGATATCATGCTGGCGCTCGATATTTCCGGCTCGATGCGCGCTGAAGATTTCAAGCCGCACAATCGCCTCTATGTGGCGAAGGAAGAAATAAAAAAGTTCGTCTCCAAGAGAATCAGCGACCGGATTGGGCTGGTGGTCTTCTCGGCAACATCTTTTACGCAATGCCCCTTGACCCTCGATTACGGGGTGCTTCTTACATTCCTGGACCAGGTGAAATTCGGAATGGTGCAGGATGGCACCGCCATTGGCATGGCTTTAGCCAATTGCGTCAATCGTCTGCGGGAGTCAACTGCCAAGTCCAAGGTGATAATACTGCTGACTGATGGTATCAACAATTCCGGTCAGATTGACCCTCTGACCGCGGCCGGAATCGCCAAGACTATGGGTGTCAAAATATATACCATCGGGGTCGGCAAGCCGGGCAACGCCATGTATCCGGTTGATGACCCTATCTTCGGGAAAAGATATGTCTATCTGCCCAATGAAATCGATGAAGATGTTCTGCGGGAGATAGCGGCCAAAACGGGCGGCAAATATTTCCGCGCCCGCTCCGAAAAAGAACTGGAAGCGATATACTCGGAAATCGACCAGCTCGAGAAAACTAAAATTAAAGTCAGCCAGTATATTCAGTACAAAGAGCTATTTCCCCCCTTTGTTTACCTGGGGCTGATATTCCTTGTGCTGGAAGTACTGCTGGGTCAGACTGTCTTTCGTAAGATTCCTTGAGGAGAACCAATGAGATTCGGCGCCCCTGAAAATCTGCTCCTTCTTTCGCTGGTGGTAATTCTGGCGCTCTTTTTCATCTGGAGCATCTACCGCAAAAAGAAACTTTTGGCCCGATTCGGCGACCTCTTTTTGATAATGAAGAATGCCCCTTATATCTCCTTTGCGCGGCAGGGAGGAAAGGCGGCAGTAATTCTGGCCGGTATCCTGTTTCTGGTGATTACTCTTTCACAACTCCAATGCGGCACGCATATGGAAGTGATGAAGCGCGAAGGGATTGATATCATAATTGCGGTAGACGTCTCCAATTCGATGCTGGCACAGGA
The Candidatus Zixiibacteriota bacterium genome window above contains:
- a CDS encoding VWA domain-containing protein, with the protein product MFRFAGFQMSLFEKEIAVSATAISVVAAILIGLIIAHQLLRKKADSASIRYSDLKIIKRSAKTGRARFRFILSVLRVLALALLAVAFARPQAGTENREVSSEGIDIMLALDISGSMRAEDFKPHNRLYVAKEEIKKFVSKRISDRIGLVVFSATSFTQCPLTLDYGVLLTFLDQVKFGMVQDGTAIGMALANCVNRLRESTAKSKVIILLTDGINNSGQIDPLTAAGIAKTMGVKIYTIGVGKPGNAMYPVDDPIFGKRYVYLPNEIDEDVLREIAAKTGGKYFRARSEKELEAIYSEIDQLEKTKIKVSQYIQYKELFPPFVYLGLIFLVLEVLLGQTVFRKIP